The following proteins are encoded in a genomic region of Pseudomonadota bacterium:
- a CDS encoding (2Fe-2S)-binding protein, with product MKSIITLNVNGEMHEIAVNPWRTLLDVLRDDLRLTGTKRACEQGACGVCTVIMDGKAILSCLTLAMDCEGHFISTIESLASSEGLHPLQQSFIDNGAVQCGFCTPGVIMSAKALLDENPNPDDTDIKEALAGTYCRCTGHIKTVEAVKKVAGSNREVK from the coding sequence TTGAAAAGTATAATAACGCTTAATGTAAATGGTGAAATGCATGAAATTGCGGTTAATCCATGGCGTACCTTACTTGATGTACTGCGGGATGATTTGAGACTGACAGGGACGAAAAGGGCTTGTGAACAAGGCGCATGCGGCGTTTGTACTGTAATAATGGACGGCAAAGCTATTCTGTCATGCCTCACTCTGGCTATGGACTGCGAGGGACATTTCATTTCAACTATTGAATCTCTGGCAAGCTCTGAAGGTTTGCATCCTTTGCAGCAGTCTTTTATCGACAACGGCGCTGTGCAGTGCGGCTTTTGCACCCCTGGTGTTATAATGTCCGCCAAAGCCCTTCTCGATGAAAACCCCAATCCGGATGATACCGATATCAAAGAGGCTTTAGCCGGAACTTATTGCCGTTGTACAGGCCATATCAAGACAGTTGAGGCAGTAAAAAAAGTTGCCGGATCAAACAGGGAGGTAAAATAA
- a CDS encoding FAD binding domain-containing protein, whose translation MRLPRFEYLKPSSLHECLELLEGSGHETRVMSGGTDFLVRLKQGVISPQKVLSIRSVEELNFVSEDDKGDLQIGACTNLSDLLRHPLVLTKFPSLHHAINSVGSKHIRNMATIGGNLCLAPRCWYYNQTKQWRHAIEVCYRTGGKVCHAISGSKRCHAINSSDTVPMLIALDARVCLQKKNSERWLSLKDYFKDDGRHHTVLEKGEMLTSIVIPSETQKARTTFIKIQHRIGLDFAIGSIGASVKSNGKEINLSLVINSINSAPLILNKAAQIIMESGFSKAAIDKAAEVARGETGAVTNLFTSAGYKRHIVEVLVKQALSELKLMQGKGGTKH comes from the coding sequence ATGCGTCTTCCGAGGTTTGAGTATCTGAAACCATCTTCACTGCATGAATGCCTGGAGTTATTGGAAGGATCAGGCCATGAGACCCGCGTTATGTCAGGCGGAACAGACTTTCTGGTCAGGCTTAAACAGGGTGTGATTTCTCCTCAAAAGGTCTTAAGCATCCGATCTGTAGAAGAGCTTAACTTTGTTTCTGAAGATGATAAAGGAGATCTTCAGATAGGAGCCTGTACAAATCTGTCGGATTTGCTCAGGCACCCACTTGTATTAACAAAATTTCCCTCCCTACATCATGCTATAAACTCTGTTGGTTCCAAGCACATAAGAAATATGGCCACCATAGGAGGAAACCTTTGTCTTGCACCTCGCTGCTGGTACTATAACCAGACAAAGCAATGGCGTCATGCGATAGAAGTCTGTTACAGGACAGGAGGAAAAGTGTGCCATGCCATAAGCGGTTCAAAGCGCTGCCATGCGATTAACAGCTCAGATACGGTACCGATGCTGATAGCTCTTGATGCCAGAGTCTGCCTTCAAAAGAAAAATAGTGAAAGGTGGCTTTCTCTTAAAGATTATTTCAAGGATGATGGCAGACACCATACCGTACTTGAAAAAGGTGAGATGCTGACTAGTATTGTTATTCCCAGCGAAACCCAAAAGGCTCGCACAACGTTTATAAAGATACAGCATCGTATAGGGCTTGATTTTGCGATAGGCAGTATCGGTGCATCAGTCAAAAGTAATGGCAAGGAAATAAATCTATCTCTTGTCATAAACTCCATAAATTCCGCTCCCCTGATTCTTAACAAAGCTGCACAGATTATAATGGAATCGGGATTTAGTAAAGCAGCCATTGACAAGGCGGCAGAAGTTGCCCGCGGGGAAACCGGAGCTGTTACCAATCTATTTACATCGGCCGGGTATAAGCGGCATATCGTTGAGGTGCTTGTAAAACAGGCTTTGTCGGAACTGAAACTGATGCAGGGAAAAGGAGGTACAAAACATTGA
- a CDS encoding 2-hydroxyacyl-CoA dehydratase family protein, which produces MYTNLFKLCGFSQEEINEQKSRIEKTLKIIGSDTKEMIAKAEKNVQANFDCSLEGIRMLLRVLMMELMDAVLSGEEYEKRVYYNWPGLSPLAQAIIVAARGTNVYGSVAKQYLWMTLGNIFDTLDELLDLGELIGQTAGRAHCSEYQAYTAFYERKILPVPTIVVNCGWCCDQGAEVEELCRRLYGYDVTYLDGTNDWEWGSWPNMDERAIEYNANSIKTSVARVKEATGLDITAEIYKTALGEVAQITYGHKTLIDMVSKADPQPISQGDVGLGKLIQGAGTRYPKEVIKGINTLIRETKKRINAGIGVVPKGAPRVYCQTRVLVDQKPMRAIESLGIAIPRMFVDDVHPYEAQPSSYPDDHWKALAEFCFRKPQMSSAEGVLRYWEWVANDQKVDGIIMMHPISCRPFCSPTFMGKDYLEKKTGLPILLVEMDGYDTRNYSAGQIKTRIESFAEVLKANKKMASDSN; this is translated from the coding sequence ATGTATACAAATTTATTTAAACTATGCGGGTTCAGCCAGGAAGAAATCAATGAACAGAAATCCAGGATAGAAAAAACCTTAAAAATCATCGGATCAGATACAAAGGAAATGATTGCAAAGGCCGAAAAAAATGTTCAGGCAAATTTTGATTGCTCTTTAGAAGGTATACGCATGCTGCTTAGAGTCCTGATGATGGAGCTCATGGATGCCGTATTGTCGGGTGAAGAATACGAAAAGAGAGTGTATTACAATTGGCCAGGTTTGAGTCCTTTGGCGCAGGCAATCATCGTGGCGGCCCGAGGAACCAATGTATACGGCAGTGTGGCAAAGCAGTATTTGTGGATGACGCTCGGCAACATCTTTGATACTCTTGATGAGCTTCTTGATCTGGGAGAACTTATCGGCCAGACCGCAGGAAGAGCCCACTGTTCCGAATATCAGGCTTATACCGCCTTTTATGAAAGAAAGATATTGCCTGTACCAACCATTGTAGTGAATTGTGGGTGGTGTTGTGACCAGGGCGCTGAGGTTGAAGAACTCTGTAGGAGGTTATACGGTTATGATGTAACCTATCTGGATGGAACCAATGACTGGGAATGGGGAAGCTGGCCGAATATGGATGAGCGCGCCATTGAATACAACGCAAATAGTATAAAGACCTCAGTCGCCCGTGTTAAAGAAGCAACAGGGCTCGATATTACTGCTGAAATCTACAAGACCGCATTGGGAGAAGTAGCACAGATAACCTATGGGCATAAGACGTTAATTGACATGGTTAGCAAAGCTGATCCGCAACCCATCAGCCAGGGGGATGTGGGATTGGGCAAATTGATTCAGGGCGCAGGAACCCGTTATCCCAAGGAGGTAATCAAGGGTATTAACACGCTCATCAGGGAAACAAAAAAGAGAATCAATGCCGGAATCGGTGTTGTACCCAAGGGAGCGCCCAGAGTCTATTGCCAGACGCGGGTTCTTGTGGATCAGAAACCGATGCGGGCCATTGAATCACTGGGGATCGCCATACCGAGGATGTTTGTGGACGATGTACACCCGTATGAGGCTCAACCCTCAAGCTATCCCGATGATCACTGGAAGGCCCTTGCTGAGTTCTGCTTCAGAAAACCGCAGATGAGTTCTGCTGAAGGTGTTTTGCGCTATTGGGAATGGGTAGCTAATGATCAAAAAGTGGACGGCATAATAATGATGCATCCCATATCATGCCGACCCTTTTGCAGTCCAACATTTATGGGGAAAGATTATCTTGAGAAAAAAACCGGGCTTCCAATACTGTTGGTTGAAATGGACGGCTATGACACCAGAAACTATAGTGCAGGTCAAATCAAAACCAGGATTGAATCATTTGCCGAAGTTCTAAAAGCTAATAAAAAGATGGCATCAGATTCTAATTGA